The sequence ttacggatctctgatgcattttgcggcacaaccaaatctctgactgctgcaactttcgcttgGTCTACCTCAATACTGCTGCTagaaatgacgtggcctaagaacgccaccttatctaaccagaactcgcacttactgaacttcgtgaatagcttgtgcttttgcaaggtctgcaatACTACgatcagatgtctgctgtgttCCTCTTgtttctttgagtagacgagaatgtcgtctatgaatactatcacgaactgatcaagatacggttgaaatacgcgattcatgagatccatgaagatcgctagcTCATTCGTCAacccgaacggcatcacaaggaattCAAAGTGgctaacgagtcctaaaagcagtcttgagaatatcggcgtctttcactctcaactggtgataaccagaacgcagatcaatctttgagaatactgaagctccctgcaactgatcaaataaatcttcaatcctcggaagtgggtatttgttcttcactgtaactctaATCAAttcccggtaatcaatgcagagcctcatcgaaccatccttcttcttcacaaataagactggcgcgccccatggcgaaaaactcgggcgaatgaattacttgtcaagaagttcctgaatctgcttcttgagttctaccatctctgtcggtgctaatcggtacggtgcttttgagatcgctgcggtacctggcataagctcaatagaaaattccacctctcgcacATGTGGTAACCCAGAGACGTCATAaagaaaaacgtctagaaagtctctgacaattgggacatcgggggctgactgactgggtgtcgtgggaacagatacaaaagttgctaaaaacgctcgacaccctctacgcctgagcttcctagcctggacacaagataTTATACGCGGTAaatgaaagtacctgtctggttcgaataagaactgtTCTCTCccaagcggtcggactagaacagatctccgctggaagtcaatcaaaattATGTTCCTTAATAGCCAGTCCATGCCcagaataatatcaaattctggcatcggtaaTACGATAAGATCTGCATAAAcaagattaccatgaagttcgaagtctatgtctcggaccacATTAGTAGCAGTCAGCTCCTCCCCAGAAGGCAGTACTACCGAATATGCtatatctagcccaatggttttGACCTTGAGGTAATTTACAAAGGTCTCcgaaatgaacgaatgagtagcccctgaatctatcaaggcatttGTAGCAGagccagctataaaaattctccctgaaaggttggaacatcatgCTAAACCAGTAATTTTACAAGAATTAAAGTTATATACAtgcgaaggtcaaagttcttctgcCCTAAATTCCCGAAAATAACAGTGACTGGAACATGCAATCCTATtacaaattctaagttcaaaatcttaacccaaaacattaaatttcaaatacaaacttaaagctttaagatacctgtcaagaGCATCGTCTCAGTGTTTGTCTCcactgcatggagagcaaaaactctgccttgggtaggaaGATTCTTCTGAGGGCAATTCTTCAGTATGTGGtcaggactaccacacttgtagcacttccccgaaccatacatacaagtTCTAGTATGGCGGCGTGTGCACTTGACACAGATTGGATACTCCGAGGCCCTCGGGACTACATGTCCCTGCTGCTGTTGTCCTCTGCTCCTGCATGAGCCGTGGAAAGGCTTCTTACTCTGATGCTGCTGttgaggagggcggtgcggcgcCTGAAATGGTCGCTTACCATGGCGATCActctcaatatcattctgatcctgctctgcagctagagctctggagacagtgacatcataggtagtagaaccagccaccctaacatcatggcgcaagatcggccgtagaccatccataaaatgtcTCAACTTGGCTCCAACATCATttgcaataaggggtacaaaatggcaaCCTCTCTCAAACTTAtagataaactccgtaacagtcatgtctccGTGGCtaagggtcataaactccctggtcaacctggaacgcacctcatcagtaaaatatttaaagtagaatacctctgtaaagCGCGTCCATCTCAGAGTAGCCAAATCCAAGGCtacagatgctccttcccaccatagtcGAGCGTTTCTTCCAAACATATAGGTTGCACAAAGAAGCCTATCttcatctccaagctccataaattcAAAGATAACCTCAAGGGACTTAATCCACCCCTCGGCCACCAAAGGATCTGTCGTTcctgagaactccttcggcctcatcttcatgaaccgctcacagaTAGCCTCAGGCCCCGTCTGCCTGGCtaccacagcattgttccccgcaaactgtacgaagaactgagtcatctcagctaacatctgggcgttcatgtATGGCGGAGGGGGTGGCGGTAAATCTCTCTCCTCCCTATAatcctcaccgtcctcatgacgCTGCTCATCATCTCTCGTGCGATCATGAATGCATCTAGGAGGTATACTGTTCCAtgtacataacccatacgtaaccaacatgcataattctactatttctttaaatttaaataaatactgcataatcataatcttgacataaaacatttcatgaaaacatgttgttaaaatatttcatgctttaaacgaaatgtGTAAaagtaaaacttacagaccgaagacgtgacttcatgagcttctcgagttcagtagtagtacaaccctttataagaacataggctctgataccaactataacGGCCCGTATTTCGTAATCAAAATTcgcggattttttttttaaataaataacttgcttcattcataaaataaacctaTAATTAcattcaactttaaaataacagcggaaataaattttttctttcaaaaacacaacttaaaataatccaacatattaaaaactaagtttgaacataaaaaggtGAATAAACTGAAATATGAGGTCCTcaggttcctactactgctgacccaagctagctcactggtcctcgccctcagtctcgacctcatcagaacctacaacaatcaagtctagtgagtctaaagactcagcatgtatatatcgttAAAAACGAGTAAATATACCATAAgttcgcatgcaacgtaaaaatatcgtatcgtaaagcataacgtgaaaatcgtgtcatgagtaaataTAAATTCGTacatatctgaaaatcgtacgAAAAAGATTTgttcgatagagccctgtcataaaataccCTATCGAggttttctggtagagataatgtttcaacgcaagtggcccatagcATATCatgaacgtctgatcagactaaccacagtatactgggcggtagagatcaccacgGCCCTTGGACTGGATTTCCGTACCCacacataatcgtaaaccggtcatAAGTCACCGGGCGGAgagatcccataagcgtgaggtggccacaagacatatcgcatatatctcaaaataaacattttatattttatgcacgtaatataatcatAACCCTGTTTTTATCGGGTGAGTTGGGTCGTTCCCAGGCTTGTTACAACCTAATCCTAACATGAGACatatgcaaataatctcaacttgacaaaaacttcatatccgaactaaaaacgagacaaacgAGACCAACAACTAAGTttccaaccatggcttcgtaccaacccgaactaacattgaaccatcgtttagccatgattaaaatacacctaacataatgaaaaaatatccaTAAGAACTTTACTACATGAAAATTAGttaatggaggccaaaatcatgaaacactctttcgaaagtcactttggcacattgtacCGTAAgttcttgtacgacctctaaactcaaccaaatcacgaacggccaaaaacttgACTTGCATAACTCATTGGGGTACTGTCTAGTCCAaagccataggctaaaagccaaccaagaaatCAAACAAGACCCCTGAACCGAAACACTGCTGCTGTCAAAAGCACGGTGGCAGCAGCTGTGCATTTGCTAGTTATTTTAGGgaactaatggccattgggccTAAATCACCGACCAGAGtcccttaccaacatcctaaggcatggcttgaaccatggctaaggccACTTGGCCAACCACAACACAAGCAAATACCTAGGCTTACTCAAAGCTCCAATCGAGAGCACCGAAATTCTGTACTGTGTGATGTATTGCATTGTTTTGTTGTCTTGTATCGTTCCAGAGGCCATATGATTGGCCATGGCTAGATCTAAACATGacgaggtattgtgtgaaccatggctatgggctaaaagccaaccacaattcacCCAAACACCCCGAAATCGAAAACTCACTCACACAAAACCAGAAATGAAAACCGATGGGCACTTTGCATTGTTGTTGTAAAAATTTGATGGATCCAttaaccaagccttgaaaggctgaCTGGGTCacatcctagacatgctaaggaagggtcCTAACCATGGTTATAGGCTCTGGGACAGCCATGGTTCTAACACTCACCTTAGACAAGCAAACAACGAAAATCATGGCCAAATCTGCAACTATAGAaatgttttgctgtcaaatccTTAACCTGAGTGTATAGTCTTAAATCAATGAACCATCAATACTCTAACACACTCTAGATCaagcctagatgcagccttgagtgcctggGACCGAACCAACTTCCTGGAATCAACAAAACACCCCAACCGTGAAGCACAAAGCTTAAGGCCGAGAAGGCCCTtacagattttattttatttttttttgcaaagtGTGCTGTCAAATTTTGTGTTGCTTCGTGGATCATGAacatataatggtttaaaaatatctataggactggATTGAAGAGAagataaacaatatatacatgcctggaaatctgttttgaagaaaacaaaccaatacgacgaacacggcgcggaGGAGTCGGAGTTGGATTTTCTTTCTAGTTTTTCTGCTGCTGTTTCACGATTTCAGCAGCTCCTTTCTTCTGATATTTTCGAAGGTAAGGGTGGAGGAATGCTAAGTAATGAAGGTGAAGGTTACAAGAGGTGATTAATGAGTCATGAATTGCATTGAGATGGAGGTTACAAGTGAGGAGCTTGCTGAACGAAGTGTATGGGATTGGTATGCTAGATTAGTGGGTTGAGGGAAATTAGGTGAATAATGGTGCTTGAATTACCAATTATTGGTGAGTTAAAGGTATTGGAATTATTATACCATGAAGAGCCATTGAAGGGTGACTAGAATGGAGAGTTACCAAACATATTTAAATTGGTTTATGGGATGACCGAAATTCGCTATCAATTTGCAAGGTATATTGTTGATTGGATCTTGTATTTTTAATTCTTAAGGTTTTAAATACCCATcatatattttagtgaattaacaaattaaattaggaaaaaaatcttgcatggcatggcttggtcttaaaataaattgttaaaatgctaggttttaatttcttgaatatattaggcctagattaattttatcccaattggttatacattttaatttaggctttaattaaatattggacataaaagaattatttaataacttaaatccaattaatttaaataaatcttaaaaacattcttgaccattaaaataaattattcattggcttaaattaaattttggaatattttcttattattaatcttatctcaattCTTCAAACTCCAGTCCGACATCGCGTCtttatccgaaaagataaaactaaacctCTGCGTTTAAAAATCATGACTTAACGAATTTTAGAATGAATTAA comes from Primulina huaijiensis isolate GDHJ02 chromosome 5, ASM1229523v2, whole genome shotgun sequence and encodes:
- the LOC140977669 gene encoding uncharacterized protein, with the protein product MGYVHGTVYLLDAFMIAREMMSSVMRTFAGNNAVVARQTGPEAICERFMKMRPKEFSGTTDPLVAEGWIKSLEVIFEFMELGDEDRLLCATYMFGRNARLWWEGASVALDLATLRWTRFTEAPHRPPQQQHQSKKPFHGSCRSRGQQQQGHVVPRASEYPICVKCTRRHTRTCMYGSGKCYKCGSPDHILKNCPQKNLPTQGRVFALHAVETNTETMLLTGRIFIAGSATNALIDSGATHSFISETFVNYLKVKTIGLDIAYSVVLPSGEELTATNVVRDIDFELHGNLVYADLIVLPMPEFDIILGMDWLLRNIILIDFQRRSVLVRPLGREQFLFEPDRKLVRSQALKTASRHDLEYVRVLIVHLFEAIHSG